AACACGGCCATCGACGGCATTCGCGCCAGTGGCGAGTACCAGAAGATTTCGGACAAGTATTTCAAGTCTGATATCTACGGCGACTGAGCAATCGCATCGCCAGCAGGCTGGCTCCCACAGTTGAATGCATTTCCAAGGTGGGCCAGCCTGTGAGTACATTCCAGGGTGAGAGCCCGCCACTGTGGGAGCCAGCCTGCTGGCGATGCGGTCGTGGGATCATGCAAATCTCTGGAAACAGCCCGAATTTAATCCCTTCTTAACCGCCTTATCGTTTATTTCCCGACATCTATTCCATGCGCCCCGGGCTCTCCAAGGTCCGGGCCAGCGTGTAGACTTCCGGTCAATCGAAATCTAGAAGGGAAACGCAATGAGCGAGGAAACGATGCGGTTGGGCCGTGAGCGGCGCTACCTGGTGTTGCTGGGCATCATCTGCCTGGCGCTGATCGGTGGCGCGCTGTACATGCAAATCGTACTGGGCGAGGCACCGTGCCCGCTGTGCATCCTGCAACGCTATGCCTTGCTGCTGATCGCCATCTTCGCGTTCATCGGTGCGGCGATGCGCACCCGCCGCAGCATCACGGTGTTTGAAACCCTGGTGGTGATCTGCGCCCTGGCAGGCGTCGGCGTAGCCGGGCATCACGTCTATACCCAGTTCTATCCGGCGGTGAGCTGCGGCATCGATGTGTTGCAGCCGATTGTCGATGGCCTGCCGCTGGCGAAGATCTTCCCGCTGGGGTTCCAGGTCGATGGTTTCTGCTCCACGCCGTACCCGCCGATCCTCGGTCTGTCGCTGGCACAGTGGGCGTTGATCGCTTTTGTACTGGTGGTGGTGCTGGTGCCGTTGCTCACTTCGCGTAACCGCAAGACGCTGCACTGAGATCATTCGCCGCATCGCTGAATAACACCTGAAAACGCCCCGGCCCTCGTTGAGAGGGCCGGGGCGTTTTGCCTTTCAGGGGTGCG
This DNA window, taken from Pseudomonas fluorescens NCIMB 11764, encodes the following:
- a CDS encoding disulfide bond formation protein B translates to MSEETMRLGRERRYLVLLGIICLALIGGALYMQIVLGEAPCPLCILQRYALLLIAIFAFIGAAMRTRRSITVFETLVVICALAGVGVAGHHVYTQFYPAVSCGIDVLQPIVDGLPLAKIFPLGFQVDGFCSTPYPPILGLSLAQWALIAFVLVVVLVPLLTSRNRKTLH